The stretch of DNA ctggggtcagtccacttcctcttgtgaactttgaccctgacccagtcgcctaccttgacaggtagtgttgcttcctcctgcggtttcctgttcgccaactggacctgcgtagaaagggctgaaaccagagatgttagctttttcatatagtctgtcatttctatttgctgaacatctaacattggcatgtggcctccatctagtggaggtcctggcatttttctccctgtcattatttcgtgtggggtcaaatgtgtttctcgtccttctgaggacctcatagccatgagggccaatgggagtgcttctacccatgttaacttgcttcctgcacatgccttagctatcttagccttcaatgtctggtttgctctttccaccattccctgtgactgtggatgataaactgatccgaaggcatgagtgattcccagggcctgttctacttctcttagtagtttgttgttaaaatgtgtgccattatctgaccttattcgcctggggaccccatacctcgggatgagttcagttttgagccatttcaccactgtttttgcgtcctcttttcggtgggaatggcttctacccacctagagaacctgtctaccatcaccagaagatacctttttccccctaccacattttctgcgcccatatcagtataatctatactgatatcttgaaacaagctgtggggactgggtacgctccttttagtgtggtgtatggtttctgaacattatgctctccacacaccctgcattcctgacaaaaatgtgtcaccatgtccctcaaattggggtgccaccacagctcagacagattcaggagagtctgttttcttccttcatgtgttggtctgtgtgcctcaggtagcaacattctgcacatctcggctgatgctgctatctttccttgatgagacctccatatcccatctttgtcttttgtggcgccgctccgctgccactgattccattcataggctcctgactgtatccagccttgatgagtggtacatcagtacatgtctgtctcccccttttttctgaaataaaatggcattgagaaagccattgttttcagaaacatccatatgaaatgggagtgagtagtctggggaggtgagtgtctctgcccttgctagggcacttttgaggtcagagaaggcggcctcggcctctgttgtccataggaggggggcggtgagacagtgatgagttctgttggtatagtcagggatatgtgagcggctgtatcctgtgaggcccagaaagacagcatgtctgcaactgtgaggggcttctgactgttgggggttctgtgagactgtcatttgtttagctttgctgggcttgggcttgtttaattcttccagttgtttctttaacaattgagtttgtagtctttttaattcatcttcttgttgctctgctcctttttggtgttttgacaggaaatgacgcacattcgccccatgttgcatcggtcattgtttgcaggcctactactcctcctaactgtgtctgaactgctgtgggtaatccccctagtaccccatggcggaacagcgccactgtggcggcggactggtcccacggttccctcatagcacgctgccaaatcttttttgctctatctgcataggcatcaaaattttcatcacttagtctttttaaatcatgccatgctgcatgatccccaactgtgggatacatgcggtgcagctcagcccaaatgccaggggttactgctgatgcaggcactgatgcgggaacagtgggtccagctccccctctggtgagggcagcactagcttcatctgctcccattactctacccaatactgctctgagatctcccaaacacagctgcactcctgctgtaagactattgaaagctgtgaggaaatgctcagcccctcctgtcagggaggggagttttgcacacagagaatctaagtcaccaaaactgtaagggtgtacatcaacagtcctcctcctcctcctactgggcggagtgggcattgtagccccgcctctggtgtgtggcgcgtctgctctccctcactgagctcatttactgttagacgcagctgctcttgctgcttttttatctctctgaactctttgttaagtttttcccttattctagttgatcttcgcagcataacttcgtcagggtcctcgttggtaaatttacctttaaatgtgcctgctacaaaaacgtcttgaggactttgtgatctagatctgggcctgcgtttatgtcgttttttagtcctttccctagagctggagcttctgtctgtttgctcactttcctgctgctgtctgactgttcgctatcttccttacttcctgagtcttgtgggtactatggtgaggtggactgggtccttttactgacatgtgaaaatgctctggattttgttggcaaaaagacgctgaatatggggtactagctttgcttgggcgcggctgggactgtagccgctggttgtggtggggCCGCCGctgctccccctgacgctgactgtaccattaaatttagataacattctaaatcctgtacgcggccctctaatgccggtatcaatgggtcctgtggtacgtctatttgtaatgcatttgctgtaaatgggcagttaccactggggcttggactgtgggttttgatgccgttggacctgtatacggcggcggtggagcggaaattcttaggtttcttatatctggataaaaagggtttgttggcgggggcgcctcagcgggcagcgggttttctctgcgctaacggttttattctgttcagcttctgtctcagtttttggtgaacttttgtcatcttgttttgtcaatcccaattgtttctgtattgcatttgtcattttcaaccccaccccatatttctctttctgcgcttcatactccttctgctttggtttagtcaatttaaaccattttcttttcttttcctcctctgcctgcctttccgcatactccaacttacttttttcatacttcactatttcattcactttctccggggacggcgccccttctccctcaatccatcctcctctctcccattctttcacaatctcttttgctactttctcctctcctttactgccatactttttcactgcccctactaacactttaccataaggggtcgtcattttacaacaaataagcagtgagaaaaaatccaacaagccaaaccacaacaaaatcacacatgcaacaacgaacaactttttcattaagactccatctagagcctttttatgtacatctctataatctttacaacttaaaaagtgacctctcactccttcgcacaaatacactcgcggtggactcgtaatattacaatgacaatctgttaactgcaattctttttcaggttgttcacacagaaccaagggtggcaattcacaatcactcatctgaactatctgtccttagcagtctcctacctcgtcaaccatctggacgtattttcctctgactatttgtcccttttcctctcctaccgccacccgtattattcaacaattctcttacaactctctagttgtttttctctgtttaatcacatcacatgccccaacatttcatctgtttatatccctttaattacagcacattcaatcaatacatttcgcttaaaacaacacttacgacagttgaaatgtgatcacatcaatttagttttcagccaataacagaattttgattttaaacaggcttctgcttaccttttttgttgagagctctcagtgatcacaccaacgaatcgcagtatcgccgctcagtccccttcacgggctgcgggatgtcagtccggtggctgagctgaaccggaccgtggacacaatgccaaggtccagttggattcccctgtccaattacgttatcacgtcgggggtcaccaaatttgttgagaaaatccttctataaactgacaactgactccatgatgtattaacacagcgtttattcttgtggtcaacagatgaaatgcgtttccgagcagttacacgtgcacggacctgatggagacttgtctagtacagaggtcccccaaaaggcacttaaacaaattgtgctcagggttatattggttccccttgtgggcctgattggtcagctatactgttgctgggttacactctctgctctgcctcttccctctttcttcttatattttcagttatcatttacctcaccagacagctatgttcactccctccttagtttgtatgtcctgttctctgagttatcagaccgtcctgaacttcagtgtccttggcctcaccatctcctcctcccgtgctcactgtagcatatctgactaagatagccctgtctgttctctccctcctagctgtaacccagctgcaaagcataatgtataatatgtcacacatacacacactcttatttagtctttggttaattcagtatatactttaagccagcttttacgtggccgttcctgagtgccctgttcatcacacctcagtcattgtattattttcccacatcttccttctggaggctctatacacctcgtcttccttctggaggctctatacaccaggtcttccttctggaggctatATACACctcgtcttccttctggaggctctgctcattcagttttcagtgtGGATACCTTTGTAGTTccagtaaaagacaaacatgtagttaaggcacggtagatcacaattaattatattaatatatgagctaatttatgagacacacactaaattatttatttaaattaatatacCTGCTTGTCTCTAAAAACTGATATTCCTCAAAGTGTGAACAGCAGACGTGACTTTCGTGGTTCCAtttgctggtctctctctcctcatgttcACCAACCATTGCTTCAGCCTGGCCTCATCAAAAGGAAGTCTGTTAGGACAGAAATTCATGTTGTGCATTAGAACTCACATCCCAAAAGGTGTACATACTATCAATTTACACTAACAAGGCACCACATCTGCTGTATgcatctgtaatgaaaatgattgaaatgtatatttaatagattaatatAATGTCATACCCCACGAATCGTAAAATAATGTCTAATTGTTTCATGTGCGCCATTTTATCGCTAACAATCtgacccactcccccacccGGAGACCTCCGTCTCCAAGTCAACGCGCTCCCTCCCGCAGCTTAGTCcgtgtggtgatggtgatgctgGGTGGGTGCTGCCGCGGCGAGGGGGACAGGGTGCCCGGTAACCTCTCGCCCAGAAAGATCCGCAGCCCCGACTGGGGTGGGGTGTGCAGGCCTCGCCATGGCCGTCTTTCGCCCGCCTCCGGTAACGTTGCCCAGACTTTCGGAATATATATTTGACTCAAAAAGCAGGTCTACGTTTGACGTACAAATCCGCCACACAAAGATATGAGGGGTTATGTCTGAATCACACGCTGTTCCACGCTGATCTTACCCCGTGCTAACAGGGTTTATGAATTTGCAATATAATGTTAGCTAcatcaggctttgattttaagctaacgttaccattacATGCGCATCGATTAGCACTCATACCACCTATTACAGATCAACAGATCACAGGCGAGATCGGTGCATACCTTCTGTATtcgactgtaacattaaatatattttaatacgttTATACATAGACTGCATGCGTTTATACGGTCTGCATAGCCTTATTAGTTAGCCCGCTAGCTTGCTTAGCAAGGTGCAATCTAGaagctagctaactgatattaattgagatgctaacgttggctaacgaaaaactgtattaaaacaaaatataattttacttaCCGGAAAAAACTGAACTGCCGATTCCTTTGGTGTCTTGCCGTGCAACCGACCGCTGAACAAGAATTATTATCCGACCAAAATGTCACAGCCACAGCGATGAAACAGTCAACCCCCAAAATGAAGTTCAGGTGCCGTGGACAAGCTTTGCTAacactctgtcatgattgacaggccgagaactgtcaatcacatcatagccacgccctaaaacacccccggctttatcgccgattttaaaatcaacgagaccgtaatttcaaaaatgaacatcattctgtattGCAGAATACTTAGAACTAGCGatcgagaccataaactcattatgaagctgtttactgaggtaataaatcaagtgagaagtggctcaTTTCGCCATAGACTTCTATTGAAACCAACCTCTTTTGCAACCACGCGTGTCgccctctgcaggaattcagatagaatgcaggtttaagttacttccgcagtggttgcacttttcgaaaccggatgctctgtccacttatattaacggtctatgtgtGCTAGTTAGCATCTCAGCTAGCGCTACATGCGCGCTAGCATTAGCGGCTAGCGCTTAGCGGCTAACGCTTAACATGGTAGAACAATCGCTCACCAATGCGTTTCTTCATCAGGGAGGCGTCACGTCTCTCCAACTGCACGCCCAAAGGTCCAGGGCTCCCCACTAGACCGTCTCAAGCGGTTTTTAATCCCTCTTAGCAACTTTTGTCAATATATATTCACAAGGTAGGTATCGTTCAACACGAGGGTTTTGCTACGTTCTCCCAGCAGCTCAAAAAGGAAGTGAACTCTGCTCCGTGCAGGTCAACAGTCCGGGCTTCttcctgattggctgagagcACGTCTCCAACTCCTCTCCTTCAAAATAAACTtcccatttattttctctttacctCAATTTAATTGTTTTCGAGACAATTGAATGAATTGACTTCTTAATAAAGTTTCAGCTCTTTTAATATAGATTTTTGACCTTGGTTACACAACCTTCCAGATGATCATGGAACTCTTGGTAATTGGTGTAGTAACCAGGCAAGCGCAGGATATAGAAGCCGGTGGAAGATGTTGGATGGTCTGCCTGCACTACCTCCACTTCCATGTCCTGCATGGGCAGTTCCCAGCCAACCCAGAATTTTACCAGCTGCTTGAGTTTGTCTTCGGTTACTTCAATGGAAGCACATAACACACAAATGGAAGAGAGGGTAAAAGAAAAGTGTTACATCAATAAAAACATATGATATGGAGACTTGGAATTGCTCAAAATTAGTTTAGACAAATAGGGAGAAAAAGGTACGCATTTCTTTCTAAAAGCCTCATTTGTCCCAACCATTTGTACACTTTCTGGTACAGAAATTGAAGAAGTGTCACATTACAAATATTTGGGTATTACATCATTGTCTTTTACAATGCATATCCaagatttagttaaaaaactgaaattgaagttAGGTTTTTTCTTTAGAATCAAGTCCTGTTTAtcttttgaagtaaaaaaacaacttgtaaatgcaacattcttgTCTGTCTTGGACTATGGGgatattttatacatgcattcaaCCTCCCAGTGTCTTCTTTCTTTGGACACTGTGTTTCATGGAGCCTTGAGATtcatcacaaacttaaaatctctcactcatcactgtttgTTGTATTCTCGGGTCGGGTGCTTCTCCCTCTCCATTCGGCGATGGATGCActgacatctttttttatttataaggcagtgttaggacttcttcctccttattGGAACACCTACATCCtcccgaggtctgcagggacatatcacctgtgctcacaggatctggttttattgacagtccctaaagcccgcactgactttggcaaaaaggcttttaattttgcagccccatctgcatggaatcagcttcagaaTGAACTCCAtttgaaggagttggtctcattttattcttttaaaggcttgttAAAGGACCTTACAGAAGggcagtctgtatgtcactgtttttaaattgatttaggaccctggtattttatgatgacgttgtttgaatatgagtgaaagtgtgtttatgtatttacatgtaagtgtctctgtctgaaacgtgctgctgccacttgccaggacactcttgtaaaagagatttttaatctcaaggagttttttatcctggttaaataaaggtttgaaaatTTACCATCAAGGCACAAGGAGGCCACAAAACAAAGTTTCTTTTAACACCTTTTTGATCACTGCATAATTCCGTGTGTTTTAAGTCTTCACTATTGTAAATGTTATTGCTTTCAACAAGTTCTATAATAACTGTAGATCCTAAAAGCACAACtgagaaaacatgaaaatgataTACCTGTCTCCACAAACTGACGTAGGTAGCCAGCCATTTTGCATGTTACTTCAACAGAgcatccatcatcatcatcctccttttcctcttctccaGGCCAGATGATGTTGTTTAGAACCATCtgaatgtaatttttaaatattaatgcaTTTAACAGTACCAAAGCAAAACAGATTAATTTAGGCATACTTTGCTAATTTTATAACAGCTATGAGCCACgtttgtgtgcagtgtgtttttgcTTCCTTCTGTGTCACCTGTGCAGAGCAACAAAGGTCTGGGTTAGATCCAGTGGACCTCAGATGCTCTGCTGCGTGGGCAGCTCCATGCCCTGGTGCCAAAGAGAAAAGTCAAACTATTTGCAAACACTGTCATGACTGAGCAGAATTCAAATCAGAAATGTATCTCTAATAACATGGATTGAAATACCTGAGCACTGCATTTAGCCATGGACTGATGTGGGAAAACCACTGAAACCACATCTGGCCTGGCCTCCAACAGTGGCCATAACATAGTGTCCTGCAGTCCCTGCCTCAGCTGTTTCATTTGTTTGGAAGTTTGCCCCAACACCTACATTGATATTAAAGTGAATTAATTGTTTCAAGGAGTAATGTGCATACAAACTTGGTATTGTTTAAATAATGAacagtaaatactgtacattcaccAGAAACAGTTAAATTAACAGTTGAGTCAAACTCCTACCACAACAGCGAAATCCCTCCCTTTCTGAAAATAAAGTTTTGGTTGTTTGAGCTTACCGCATGCTGTAGAAGACTCTGTAAAAGCCATACGTGGTTGGCTTTTGTTAACACAGGAAGGTGCCAAGATAACGCCAACTGGTTAACGACAGCCCTCTGGTCCTCTGTCAGCTCACTGCTTGTTTTCATCTCAAGCTTAATAGATGGTTGAGACAAGGTATACGAATATGGTGACATGCATGTGAGTATTAATGTTGCTTAGTTCATACTTTACATTGCGCTCCAAACCTACCAGCTGTATTGTCTCGCGGATATCGATGTCTGCCACATCTTCCAGCACGATGGTTGCTGTCTCCCGGGAGCCACCTAACAAAACATGCAGAATTGCTGGGCTGACACCCGTCAGTGGAGGCCCACCATGAAGAAAGGAGTGACCTATCATCCTCCCTGCCATCTTGAACAAGTCACTCTGCACAAGCACTTGGGAGGTGGAAGGGATGAGGTGATCAGCTTGGCCCTCAAAAAGCATAGTGCTTGTTCCATTTCCTACATGGAGAGCAATGGCGCATCTCCCTTAATTATACAGGTTATTACATAGAAATGTAGACTTTAGTAAAGTTCATTATCTGTAAAGTCATTTGAAACATGCTTGTGATAAGGGACTacataattaaattatttaagtgTCCAAAAACTTGCCAAAATCCATCAAGAATCCATTCTGCAACTTGTGCATCACTAGGCTGAAGAAATGACGCTGCACACCCTCTCCAGTTGCTACATCacctataaaaaaatattgttatttGAAAATTGAAGGAACTAAGTATTTATTTAGGTGCAATATTTGTAAAATTACCTTCCAATCTGCAATAGAGTGGTCTGGCCCAATCTACTTTATTAACCTTGTAAAAGCTGATCAGTCTTCCCTCCTGATCTTCAACATCCTCTCTCATATCAATTCTTACTTTCAGTGTTGGTTCATCCTCTTTTTCCTGAAGCAAATACCGTCTATATAGTATTGCTGCCCTCTTTGGAACTTCAACCCTCTTCCAGGCTGAGAAATATTTCATAATTGAGTTTGTACAAAGGTATAATATTTCAGTGGAAGTAACATTAACATTCTGTTAATGTAGATATTGATAATTAGCTTACTTGTTAATCTTTACTTCAAATCTtctaatacatctgggcattgagactgaaaatgcgctctatcactgaaagtccctccagggggtcctgtgttatcacattaacAAGAATGGAAAGTGCGTGTGTAAGTggtagctcccttcgatagctcagttggtagagcggaggactgtagtggcataaagctgaaatccttatgTCGCTGGTTAAAATCCGGTTccgattctgatgtagagatggacggacaacccaaaagcataatacttcttgcagAGAcataacaggaaacaaaagaaagagttgggggagatagagttaaaccctgacagaatagaactacagacaaaagatgttaatggtgaccagaagaattgaaaaaaaactaaagcacAAACTTTTcttcaagaaatctttattgtgctcacattggccctcatttatgaaacatgCGTACACCCaaaacaggcgtaggacgggcgtactCCGATTCCTACACAAATTTCGGCATTTATAAGTTTGAACGTGCATGGGCTGCAAAAAATTTCACATCTGGTCCGACCTCGTGTAAGCAAGTTTACGCAGACACCGTCATCACATttagagtaaacttaaaactctcctctttgataaaactTATTGTTAGGGAGTCGCAGATTAATTTATTAGCAGTACAGCTTGATCCAGcagggagagttctagcccgaccaggctcctctctttacccagTCTCTCTTAGTTACACCGAGATAGTTTTGGACTGCCGGGGAACTTCCTTTGACGCACTGagctcctctccttcctttatCTTTCATTTGGTGATTCCATCCAAAAATGCTTGTTACACTAACCTACTCTGGCAAGTCATTCCTgaagtccttatgttctttttcccccagcgaTCAATAAAGTCAtttgatgtcattgtaatcacattcagattgTCTCAAATGAAGACCCTGATGATTGGTATggtcataagtgcttctctttgggttgTCCTTGTTGtaagttcatcatcagac from Etheostoma spectabile isolate EspeVRDwgs_2016 unplaced genomic scaffold, UIUC_Espe_1.0 scaffold00001862, whole genome shotgun sequence encodes:
- the LOC116675416 gene encoding G2/M phase-specific E3 ubiquitin-protein ligase-like — translated: MLFEGQADHLIPSTSQVLVQSDLFKMAGRMIGHSFLHGGPPLTGVSPAILHVLLGGSRETATIVLEDVADIDIRETIQLLEMKTSSELTEDQRAVVNQLALSWHLPVLTKANHVWLLQSLLQHAVLGQTSKQMKQLRQGLQDTMLWPLLEARPDVVSVVFPHQSMAKCSAQGMELPTQQSI